In a single window of the Thiohalospira halophila DSM 15071 genome:
- a CDS encoding DUF1249 domain-containing protein, whose amino-acid sequence MAVDTGNDTPGSMRVYAANYRMLLRVLGAMPDRAGAVAVAGEGAGQLRVELLERARYTSTIRLDHCLGGEAACLPDVSLKVRAYHDARVAEVIDYQGGNRFQPRYAYPNPAMRLPDEKGQVNRFLEDWLRYCLRLGLRRVADAADV is encoded by the coding sequence ATGGCCGTGGACACCGGCAATGACACCCCCGGAAGCATGCGCGTCTACGCGGCGAACTACCGCATGCTGCTGCGCGTACTCGGTGCCATGCCGGACCGGGCTGGCGCGGTGGCCGTGGCCGGGGAGGGGGCAGGGCAGCTGCGCGTGGAGCTGCTGGAGCGGGCCCGCTACACCTCCACTATCCGCCTGGACCACTGCCTGGGCGGGGAGGCCGCCTGCCTCCCCGACGTCAGCCTCAAGGTGCGCGCCTACCACGACGCCCGGGTGGCCGAGGTCATCGACTATCAGGGCGGGAATCGCTTCCAGCCGCGTTACGCCTATCCCAATCCCGCCATGCGTCTGCCCGACGAGAAGGGCCAGGTGAACCGCTTCCTGGAGGACTGGCTGCGCTACTGCCTGCGCCTGGGCCTGCGCCGGGTGGCGGACGCCGCCGACGTCTGA
- the lexA gene encoding transcriptional repressor LexA gives MATIPLLGRITAGEPLDAVVDEETVQVPSNMVRKNSYALRVRGHSMIDDGIQDGDIIVVDKRETAENGQSVVAMINGERVTLKRFYVEPDGIRLQPANPDMAPIHLAHAEVEILGIVTGVLRLPEAEGA, from the coding sequence ATGGCAACGATCCCGCTGCTCGGGCGGATCACGGCCGGCGAACCGCTGGATGCGGTGGTGGACGAGGAGACCGTCCAGGTCCCGTCCAACATGGTGCGCAAGAACAGCTACGCGCTGCGGGTGCGGGGCCACTCCATGATCGATGACGGCATCCAGGATGGCGACATCATCGTGGTGGACAAGCGCGAGACGGCGGAGAACGGTCAGTCCGTGGTGGCCATGATCAACGGCGAACGGGTGACCCTCAAGCGCTTCTACGTGGAGCCGGACGGGATCCGCCTGCAGCCGGCCAATCCGGATATGGCGCCTATCCACCTGGCCCACGCGGAGGTGGAGATCCTGGGTATCGTCACGGGGGTACTCCGCCTTCCGGAGGCGGAGGGCGCGTGA
- a CDS encoding SCO family protein, translated as MRRNWLTPALVLGLAALAGAWLTTQLTPGADAPEHGGAGELAADALPRTVEPFELTFADGSPFTEAALEGGWQLVFFGYTHCPDVCPTTLHNLQRTVGLLEERGATLPEVVFVSVDPARDDREQLGQYVRFFRDDFRAATGAREAIDNLTDQFGAVYRINREEGEDYTVDHSAAIAAVGPEGRIRALLNPPHRPTEMATRLERLMSGNES; from the coding sequence ATGCGACGCAACTGGCTCACCCCCGCCCTGGTCCTCGGCCTCGCCGCCCTGGCCGGCGCCTGGCTCACCACCCAGCTCACCCCCGGAGCGGACGCGCCGGAACACGGCGGGGCCGGCGAACTGGCCGCCGACGCGCTGCCCCGAACGGTGGAGCCCTTCGAACTCACCTTCGCCGACGGGTCGCCGTTCACCGAGGCCGCGCTGGAAGGGGGCTGGCAGCTGGTCTTCTTCGGCTATACCCACTGCCCCGACGTCTGCCCCACCACCCTGCACAACCTCCAGCGGACCGTCGGGCTGCTAGAGGAGCGCGGGGCCACGCTGCCCGAGGTGGTCTTCGTCTCGGTGGACCCGGCGCGGGACGACCGCGAACAGCTGGGGCAGTACGTGCGCTTCTTCCGGGACGACTTCCGCGCCGCCACCGGCGCGCGGGAGGCCATCGACAATCTCACCGACCAGTTCGGCGCGGTCTACCGCATCAACCGGGAGGAGGGGGAGGACTACACCGTGGACCACAGCGCCGCCATTGCCGCCGTGGGGCCCGAGGGCCGGATCCGCGCCCTGCTCAACCCGCCGCACCGACCGACGGAGATGGCGACCCGGCTGGAGCGCCTGATGAGCGGGAATGAATCGTGA
- the asd gene encoding archaetidylserine decarboxylase (Phosphatidylserine decarboxylase is synthesized as a single chain precursor. Generation of the pyruvoyl active site from a Ser is coupled to cleavage of a Gly-Ser bond between the larger (beta) and smaller (alpha chains). It is an integral membrane protein.), translating to MSLGDRLRALLQYPLPQHALSRLAGPVVRCRWRPFRSALIRWFVRRYRVELEEAEHADPAAYPHFDAFFTRALAPGTRPGPAAAEALAAPVDGTVSEVGRIEDGRIYQAKGRHYTAAELLGDEAEAARYEGGHFITLYLSPRDYHRIHAPAAGRLVSSHYLPGRLFSVNPATTRAVPRLFARNERLATRLETAVGPVGLVMVGALMVAGIETTWGGWITPPHRRHARRRDHDGPDFHRGDEMGRFHIGSTVILLLPPRASTTWSPGLTPGTPVRLGQPLASLATGVDQYHPE from the coding sequence GTGAGCCTGGGCGACCGACTGCGCGCCCTGCTCCAGTACCCGCTGCCCCAGCACGCCCTCTCCCGCCTGGCGGGGCCGGTAGTGCGCTGCCGCTGGCGTCCGTTCCGGAGCGCCCTCATCCGCTGGTTCGTGCGCCGCTATCGGGTGGAGCTGGAGGAGGCGGAACACGCCGACCCCGCCGCCTATCCCCACTTCGATGCCTTCTTCACCCGCGCCCTGGCCCCGGGGACCCGGCCGGGGCCGGCCGCCGCCGAGGCGCTGGCCGCGCCGGTGGACGGCACCGTCTCCGAGGTGGGCCGCATCGAGGACGGGCGGATCTACCAGGCCAAGGGGCGACACTACACCGCCGCCGAGCTCCTCGGCGACGAGGCGGAGGCCGCGCGCTACGAGGGCGGCCACTTCATCACCCTCTACCTCTCGCCGCGGGACTACCACCGCATCCACGCCCCGGCGGCGGGGCGGCTGGTGAGCAGCCACTACCTGCCGGGTCGCCTGTTCTCGGTGAACCCGGCCACCACCCGGGCCGTGCCACGCCTCTTCGCCCGCAACGAGCGCCTGGCCACCCGCCTGGAGACGGCGGTCGGCCCCGTGGGCCTGGTGATGGTTGGTGCCCTCATGGTGGCCGGCATCGAGACCACCTGGGGCGGCTGGATCACCCCGCCCCATCGGCGCCACGCCCGGCGGCGCGACCACGATGGACCGGACTTCCACCGAGGCGACGAGATGGGCCGCTTCCACATCGGCTCCACCGTGATCCTCCTGCTGCCGCCGCGCGCCAGCACGACCTGGAGCCCGGGATTGACCCCGGGGACCCCGGTGCGGCTGGGCCAGCCGCTGGCCAGCCTTGCCACCGGCGTGGACCAGTACCATCCTGAATAG
- a CDS encoding DUF3330 domain-containing protein, protein MADNDEQETPTIACDVCMAEVPASVAQTAEGPDYVQHFCGLDCLEKWQEQSEKEEKKPG, encoded by the coding sequence ATGGCCGACAACGACGAGCAGGAGACCCCCACCATCGCCTGCGATGTCTGCATGGCAGAGGTGCCCGCCTCGGTGGCCCAGACGGCCGAGGGGCCGGACTACGTCCAGCACTTCTGCGGCCTGGACTGCCTGGAGAAGTGGCAGGAGCAGAGCGAGAAGGAGGAGAAGAAGCCGGGCTGA